The Persephonella sp. KM09-Lau-8 nucleotide sequence TCAAAGGAAGGAACTTTGTCGCTTACATATTGAACCACACCATACTGGTCAATCAGGATGAATAAATCCCTGTTTTCATCAAGTCCAAAATGTTTTGCAAAATCCTTGGTTGTTATCTGGACATAATCAATCAGTTTTACATTTGCCCTTTCAAATTCGTCTTCATATTGTTCAAGCTGATCATCCTCAGCTTTATATATAACAATATGATATTTTTGTTTCAGGTCATAAAGATTTTTCCCTTTTATTCCGTCTAAAAACTCAAAGTAAGGAGCCTGACTACCAATTTTTGTTATCATAATACCTCCCTTTGCATAATTTGCCAAAGTTTATAATATATATGGGTTTTTAAACAATATCAAATTTAAGGAGAAACAAATTTGAAACAGACACAAAAGGCTATTAGAGAAGATATCAGAAATATTGCGATTATTGCCCATGTTGACCATGGAAAAACCACCCTTGTTGATGCCCTTTTAAAACAAAGCGGAACATTTAGAGAAAATGAAGAAGTTGAAGAAAGAATAATGGATAACATTGATTTGGAAAGGGAAAGGGGCATCACAATAATGGCCAAGAATACGGCTATTTATTACAAAGGTATAAAAATAAATATTGTTGATACACCAGGACACGCTGATTTTGGCGGAGAAGTTGAAAGAACACTAAAAATGGTTGATGGGGTTATTCTCCTTATTGATGCAGCAGAAGGCCCAATGCCCCAAACAAGATTTGTTCTGCAAAAAGCCCTTGAGGCAGGATTAACACCTCTTGTTGTTATAAACAAGATTGATAGACCCGATAGCCGTATAAATCAGGTTATTGATGAGATATACGACTTATTTATAGATTTAGATGCTACAGAAGAGCAGCTGGATTTTCCAATTATTTATGCAATAGGTAAGGATGGTATTGCCAAAAAAGAGCTTGATGATGAGAGTAAAGATTTAAGACCTTTATTTGAGGAAATCATAAATTATATGCCACCTCCAGAATACGACCCTGAGAAAAAATTCCAGTTTTTAATCACATCCCTTGATTATGACAACTATGTTGGAAGACTGGCGATAGGTAGGGTTTTTAATGGCAGTGTAAAGGTCAACCAGCAAGTTTCTGTGGTAAAACCTGATGGCAGAATAATAAAGGGAATAGTCCGTAATATATACACCTATGAAGGTTTAAAAAGGGTAGAAACCAAAGAAGCAAAAGCCGGAGATATTATTGCAATAGCCGGTCTTGACGATATCCAGATAGGCGATACAATAGCCGATGCAGAAAATCCAGAAGCACTCCCACCTATCACAGTAGAGGAGCCAACAATATCTATGATTTTTTCTGTGAATGACTCTCCATTTGCAGGTAGAAGTGGAAAGTTTTTAACCTCAAGACATCTAAGGGAAAGGTTATACAAAGAAACCCTTACAAATGTTGCCCTTAGAGTTGAAGATACAGACAATCCAGAAGCATTTCTGGTAAAAGGTAGAGGGGAGCTTCAGCTGGCAATCCTTGCAGAAATGATGCGTAGAGAAGGATATGAGTTTCAGGTATCAAAACCAGAAGTAATCATAAAAGAAGAAAATGGGGTTAAACTTGAGCCTGTGGAAAGAGTTTTGATTGATATACCGGAGGAATTTATAGGCAGTGTTACTGAAAAACTTGGTTCAAGAAAAGGGAAAATGATAAATATGATAAATCACGGCAGTGGTAGAGTAAGACTGGAGTTTCTTATCCCTTCAAGGGGATTAATCGGTTACAGGTCAGAGTTCAAAACGGATACCAAAGGAGAGGGAATAATAAACACAATATTTGACAGCTGGCAACCATGGTCTGGAGATATAAGAATAAGACAAAATGGTGCCCTTGTTGCTGATAGAAAGGGGGTAGCGACCCCGTATGCAATATATTCATTGCAGGATAGAGGAATATTCTTTATTCCTCCGGGGACAGAAGTTTATGAAGGAATGGTGATAGGGGAGCATAACAGGGATAACGACCTTTGGGTAAATATTACAAGGGAGAAAAAACTTACAAATGTCCGTGCAGCTGCCAATGATGAGAACATAAAAGTCACTCCCCATAAAGTAATGGATTTTGAAAGGGCTATGGAATGGATTAATGAAGATGAGCTAATTGAAGTTACACCGGATGCAATAAGAATTAGAAAAAAACAACTAAAGAAACCATAATGGATGAATTAGTTCAGTTATTAATACCACCAATTTTAGGAGCTTTCATAGGGTATATAACAAACTATTTAGCTATAAAAATGCTTTTCCGTCCTTACGAAGAAAAAAGGATATTCGGGGTGAAAATTCCTTTCACCCCTGGATTAATCCCCAAAAGAAGAAAAGAAATTGCCATTTCCCTTGCCAAAACCATTGAGAAACATCTTTTTACCCCAGAAAAACTCCATAAACTTTTTGAGGAAAGCGGATATAAAGAAAGATTACAAAAGAGAATTGAAATAGTATTAGACCAGCTAATAGACGACATAATGGAAGATATAAGGGATACAATCAAATCAGGAATATCCCTTGGAAAGATTAATATAAAAACTACACTTATTGCAACAGCTCTGGAAAAGGCTCTTGAAAAGCTCTCAGAGAACCTTAAGGAGAAGCTTAAAGAAAAACTTCTTGAAAAAGCCTCTGATAACATAGAAAAAAACATAGAAGAAGAACTGCCACAGATTTTGTCCCAGCTTAATGTGGAAAAGATGGTTGTTGACACACTTATGGAAATGGATATCCAGACCCTTGAGGAGATTGTTATAGGTTTTTCCGAAAAACAACTAAAACATATTACCTATACAGGGGCAGTTCTGGGATTTTTAATTGGGTTATTACAGAGTATTTTATATTTGTTACACTAACCTTTGAGAAAAAATTTAAAAATTTGAGTCTGTCGATCGCAAATTTTTGACCTTTAATTGAGACAAAATCTCACAGAAAATTTGGCTAAAATTTAAATCTCGGCTTTGTATACCAAAGGTTTGTCGATCCCTGGGGATTTTTGCGGGATTGGAGGTCGACTGAAAATTAATTTAATTTGACAGCAATTCAAATTTTTCGTATATTTATTTTCAACAAGATATATCAATGGCTATTTGACAATAGAATATGAAATCAATTTCAGCGTTTTTAGCGTGCCTATAAGGAATTGAAACATCAGGTAAAGAAACTACAGACCGGCACAACTGCACGTTTTTAGCGTGCCTATAAGGAATTGAAACATAGAAAAAGAAATAGAAAAAGAAGATTTAAAAGACGGTTTTTAGCGTGCCTATAAGGAATTGAAACACATTCACAGAACACTCTGGAGCGAACTTCAATGAGTGTTTTTAGCGTGCCTATAAGGAATTGAAACAAGAAATAAAAATAAATGAAGAGCAGAAAAAAGAAGTTTTTAGCGTGCCTATAAGGAATTGAAACTGAGGTGATAAGGAAAACCGATTGATTTCATTTTCCTGAAGTTTTTAGCGTGCCTATAAGGAATTGAAACCGGTCAGGGTCTAACATCAACTGAGGCTGAGAAAAAGGTTTTTAGCGTGCCTATAAGGAATTGAAACACTAAATATATGTGGTCTTTTATCCTTTTCAGAATGTTTTTAGCGTGCCTATAAGGAATTGAAACAACACCCTGCCGAAATTTGCACCAACGGGCAGTCCTAGTTTTTAGCGTGCCTATAAGGAATTGAAACAATCTTTTCCATTCTCCAGCCCATTCTAATCCTACTTGTTTTTAGAGTGCCTATGAGGAGCTGAGGTAAAATCTTTATAAATTCTTTCTCAGTTTGGGGTCTAAAGCATCTCTTAGAGCGTCTCCTAGTAGATTAAAAGCCAGAATTGTTATAAATATTGTTATCCCCGGAGCAAGTATCCACGGATAGTTTGATATTGCTGATATACTCCTTGCAGCTGCCAGCATATTACCCCAGCTTGCATAAGGCTCCTGAATACCAAGACCAAGCAAAGAAAGAGCACTTTCCCCTAAGATATATCCTGGAATTGACAAAGTAGCAGCAATCAGCAGATAAGAAAATGTATTGGGAATTATATGACGGGTTATTATCCTGAGAGAAGATGCCCCATAACTTTTTGCCGCAAGGACAAACTCTTGTTCTCTGATAGACAGAACCATTCCCCTTATAACCCTTGCCAGACCAGCCCAGCCAATAAACGAAAGAATAACAACAATTAAGAAATATACCTGCACAGAAGACAGGGTAATAGGAAAAATAGCCCTTAAAGCCAGCATAAGATAAAATCCAGGAAAAGACATAACTATTTCAGACAATCTCATCAAAATATTATCAATTCTGCCACCAAAATAACCAGATATCCCCCCAATAATTGCCCCTATGGAAAAAGATAATAAAACCCCTACAATTCCTATAGAAAGAGAAATTCTTGCACCATATAAAAGCCGTGAAAATATATCCCTGCCTAAGTTATCAGCTCCCAGTAAAAATATTTTCCCTTCCTTTACACCAAACAGATGAACATTCGTTGGTATTAAACCAAGTAAGTAATGCTTTTCACCCTTTACAAAAAAGTAAATAGGGTATTTTGTTGAATAATCAATTCTGTATTTTTTGAACACAGGGTCAACAAGTTCATATTTATAAACAAAAGGTCTTAAATGGAAATTCCCATCTTTATCAAAAAAATGTATCTGCGTGGGAGGATGATATGGAGTATCCCTGTGCTGTATATCATAAGGATATGGAGCTATAAAATCAGCAAATATCGCCAGAAAATACAATATCCCCAACACATACAGGGAAACATAAGCCAGTTTGTTTTTCTTTATGTAATATAAAATTTCTCTCATTTTCTAAAATACTTACCTATCAAAAATCCATATTTATTTTCAACTGCTGTTTCAAGACTTTTAAGTAGCTCTTCTGCTGATTTTCCGTCCTCTGGAAAATCTATATAAACCTCAACAACACTTTTGTTGAAAAACTCATATATTGCTTTGCTAATAAAATCAGCTCCCTTTTTGTCTGTGCCAGTAAGTATAACAAACAGATTATTATCTATCTCACAGAAGATGTCTGTATTTCGCAAAACCTCTTTAACAACCTCTTTAAGTTTCTCATATTCTTCCTTAAACTCTGGTCTGATAAATGCAAGTGCAAAATTTTCAGGACAATTAAACCTATGGTTGCAGTTAACCATAAACTCAACAAATTTTTCAAAATCCTTAAACTCAATTTCTATAGCCATAATACAAACCCCCAGTTTATTTCAAAACACCTTCAACTTCTCTTTGTCTGACCCTTGGGTCAAGTTTTGCAAGTAGAATATCTGCTATCAGATTACCAATGATTAACATAATAGCACCTATATATAATCCACCCATAACCAGATATAAATCCTGTGATAAGACAGCATCAAGCATAAGCATTCCCATTCCCGGCCAGTTTACAATAATCTCAATAAGTGCTGCTCCTGATAGAAGGTTTGCAATCTCAAAACCAAGAAGAGTAATAAATGGATTTAATGCATTTCTAAGGGCATGTCTGAATATTACCTGTTTTTCCGGTAATCCCTTTGCTCTGGCAAACATAACATACTCAGAATGTAAAGCCTCTATCATTGCACTTCTAACAAGTCTAACAAGACCTGCCAGTGAACCTATAGCCAGAACAAAGGCAGGAAGGGACACATGCCATAATCGGTCTATAATTTTTCCTGTTAAACTTAGCTGGTCATAATCAGGTGAAGTTGCCCCTCCTGTTGGGAACAATCCGGTTTTAACGGCAACAAATAAGAGCAAAAATGCCAGAAAAAAGTTTGGAATAGACATAAATGTAAATGAAAACAGCTGTATAAACTTGTCAATCCATCTGTTTGGATTTAAAGCAGCCCATATCCCAAGGGGAACAGCCAGTAGCCATGCAAGTAAAGCAGAGGTTATGGATAAAAACAGAGTATTTCCTATCCTCTCCTTGATAAGCTCTATCACCGGCACATGATAGGAAAATGAATATCCAAGGTCAAACTTTAAAGCATTGATTAACCATTTAAAATATTGAACCAGAATAGGCTGGTCTAAACCATAAGCCTTTTCAAGCTCTTTCAAAGTTTCTTTTGAAATCTGGGGGTTCATTCTAAGCTGGTCTAAATAATCGCCGGGAGCCATCTGGATAATAATAAACGAGATAAATGTAATCCCAATAACAAGGGGTATCATCTGAATAAGCCTTTTAACTATATATAAAAACAAACTTCCCCTACAAAAAATTGTTATTTAATATAATTTAACAGAAATTGAGTATCTGAAGGAGGATAAATTGGAAAAGAAAAAGTGGAGAACAGCAATAAGCTGGCATTTTGATAAAGAAGCTTATGTAAGAGGATACAACCTCAGGGAAATGGTAAAAAATCTAACATTTACAGAGGCTATATACCTTGTTCTAAAAGGAGAGCTTCCTGATGAGAAAGAAAAAAGAATGTTAGATGCCATATTTGTGGCTACTGTTGAGCATTCAATTGCTCCACCATCTATAATTGCTGCCCGTGCTGTTATAAGCGGAGGAAATTCTTTGCATGTTGGAGTTGGTGCTGGAATTCTGGCTTTTGGAGAAGCTCACGGTGGTGCACTGGAAGGGGCTATGAAATTTTTACAGGAAAATATAGACAGAAATCCTGAAGAAGCTGTAAAAAAATACTTTTCACAGGGAAAAAGAATTCCCGGATATGGTCATAGATACTACAAAGAGGCAGACCCAAGAACCCAGACATTATTTGAGATAGCAAAGGAAACAGGATTTTATGGAAAATACTGCCAGTTTGCACAAGAGGTAGAAAAAGCTATAGAAAAAATCAAAAGCAAAAAGCTGGTAATGAATGTTGACGGTGCAATAGCAGCAATTGTATCAGAAATGGGATTTGACTGGAGGCTTGGAAAAGGATTTTTTATTATAGGTAGAGTTCCGGGAATAGTTGCCCATGTTTATGAAGAGTTAACAATGGAAAAACCATTTTCCAAAAGACTTGATGAAGAAAAAGAGGTTGAATATTTAGGAGAAAAACCAAGGGAATTCCCAGATAGATATAAAAAATGACAGATTTTGATAAAAGCTATGCAGACTTTCAAAGAAGACGCCGTAATATTTTTATAATCTCTGTTATAGTTTTTGTTTTTATTGTTGGAAACCTTTATATTTTCAAAGAGATTTCCAAAGTAAAAGACGTCTTTAACCCGTATATCTTCCTAATCATAATAAATATTGATGTCGTATTTTTCCTTGCTATTTTGGCTATATCCCTCAGGCATCTGATAAAACTATTTTTTGAAAAGCGAGAAACCACAGGTAAGCTAAGACGGAAACTTTCATTTATCCTGATTTCAATGGTAATTATACCTGCAATGATACTTTCAGTAGCATCTATAAGCCTTATATCAAATGCAACAAACCTATGGTTTAGCGGTAAAGTAGAAAAAGCATTAGACCTTACCCAGAAAATAATAGATGAGGATATCAAAACATACTCCCAGTTACTTGATGAAATTGTCTATATGATAGAAACCAAAAAAATAACCCCCTACGAAGCATTTAAAAAATTCAAGATAAACTCAATGATAATCCTTGATAAAAATAAAAAACCTGTAATGATTTATGGAAAACCTAAAAAACTGGTTGAAGATTTTGATTTCCAGCTAAAAAAATATATTTTTGAGGAAAATGGCCAGTATTTTCTCAGGTATATAAGAAAATTCCAAAAAGACAAATACATAATAATTGAGTATCGCCTACCACCTTTATTGTCCAGATATAAGCAGGAGATAAACTACATATCAGACATTTATTCAAAATTCAGGTATTACAAAAATCCAATCAGGGTGAGCTATATCGTAACTATGCTCACTATTACCATGTTTGTTATTTTCGCTGCCCTGTGGTTTGCCCAGTATGTTGTTAGAAATCTGACTTATCCTCTGGAAAGGCTTGTTGATGCTTCCAAGAAACTGGCACAGGGAAATCTTAATGTAAAGGTTGATATTAAAGCTCCTGATGAAATAGGTATCCTGATAGATGAATTTAATCACATGGTAAAGGAGCTAAAAGCCCTTTATCTCCAGCTTGAAAGAAGTAATAAAGAACTAAAGGAAAATAAAGAATACCTTGAGGCAATTCTGGAAAACGCCAGAACAGGAGTTATATATTCAGACAAATACGGCAGGATAGAAAAAATAAACAAAGCAGCTGCAGAGATATTAGGTATAGACCCCTCACAGATAAAAGGCAAAGATATAGAAGAGTTTATGAAAAGTATTGGCTTAGACATAAAAAATATTGAAAAAGAACAGACCATAAATGTTGATGGAAAGATAATAATAGCCAGAATAACAAAACTATCAAACAAAGGATATGTTCTTGTTTTTGATGATATAACAGATGTGGTTGCTGCTGAAAAAGTCCTTGCTTGGAAAGAGATAGCCCAGAGAATAGCCCATGAGATAAAAAATCCGCTTACTCCTATTAGACTTTCTGCAGAAAGGATAAAACGCCAGTATCATAATGGCAATCCAAAATTCCCAGAAATACTGGAAAAGGCTGTTAATGTTATATTTACAGAAGTTGACCATCTGTCAAAGCTTGTTAAAGAGTTTGGTCAGTTTGCAGCCTCAGGCAGACAAATAACCAGAGCAGAAATTAACCTAAAAGAGCTAATAAAAGAAATAGCAGACAGTTATCAATCAGAAAAATTTAAAATAGATATAGATATACCTGATGATATATCCTTGAAAGCTGACAAAAAACTACTCAGGCAGGCATTTTTAAATCTGGTTCAGAACAGCTATGAAAGTATTGATAAAGAAACTGGAGTATTGAAAATAAAGGCAGAAAAAGAAGATAACAAAGTTATCATCACCTTTAAAGATAACGGAAAAGGAATTCCCCAGACAGAACTGGAAAAGATTTTTATCCCATATTATTCCAAGAAATCAAAAGGTTCAGGCCTTGGCCTTGCAATAACAAAAGAAATAATAGAAAACCATGGAGGAAGCATAAAAGCCCTTCCTTCAGAGGAAGGGGCTGTTTTCCGGATAGAACTGCCTTTATCCTGATAATTCTTTAACAAAAGATATAAGCAGTTTATTAAACTCTTCTGGATTTTCAAAAGGCGGCAGATGTGCACTGTTATCAAGTTCATAAAATTTTGCATCAGGAATGCCATCTGCAATCTTTTTCACAATTTCTGGAGGAGTGACCTTTTCATCATCTTTTCCTGCCACAACGATTGTGGGAACATTTATGCTTGATAGCAATC carries:
- a CDS encoding citryl-CoA lyase — protein: MEKKKWRTAISWHFDKEAYVRGYNLREMVKNLTFTEAIYLVLKGELPDEKEKRMLDAIFVATVEHSIAPPSIIAARAVISGGNSLHVGVGAGILAFGEAHGGALEGAMKFLQENIDRNPEEAVKKYFSQGKRIPGYGHRYYKEADPRTQTLFEIAKETGFYGKYCQFAQEVEKAIEKIKSKKLVMNVDGAIAAIVSEMGFDWRLGKGFFIIGRVPGIVAHVYEELTMEKPFSKRLDEEKEVEYLGEKPREFPDRYKK
- a CDS encoding ABC transporter permease, whose product is MFLYIVKRLIQMIPLVIGITFISFIIIQMAPGDYLDQLRMNPQISKETLKELEKAYGLDQPILVQYFKWLINALKFDLGYSFSYHVPVIELIKERIGNTLFLSITSALLAWLLAVPLGIWAALNPNRWIDKFIQLFSFTFMSIPNFFLAFLLLFVAVKTGLFPTGGATSPDYDQLSLTGKIIDRLWHVSLPAFVLAIGSLAGLVRLVRSAMIEALHSEYVMFARAKGLPEKQVIFRHALRNALNPFITLLGFEIANLLSGAALIEIIVNWPGMGMLMLDAVLSQDLYLVMGGLYIGAIMLIIGNLIADILLAKLDPRVRQREVEGVLK
- a CDS encoding DUF445 family protein, encoding MDELVQLLIPPILGAFIGYITNYLAIKMLFRPYEEKRIFGVKIPFTPGLIPKRRKEIAISLAKTIEKHLFTPEKLHKLFEESGYKERLQKRIEIVLDQLIDDIMEDIRDTIKSGISLGKINIKTTLIATALEKALEKLSENLKEKLKEKLLEKASDNIEKNIEEELPQILSQLNVEKMVVDTLMEMDIQTLEEIVIGFSEKQLKHITYTGAVLGFLIGLLQSILYLLH
- the typA gene encoding translational GTPase TypA, giving the protein MKQTQKAIREDIRNIAIIAHVDHGKTTLVDALLKQSGTFRENEEVEERIMDNIDLERERGITIMAKNTAIYYKGIKINIVDTPGHADFGGEVERTLKMVDGVILLIDAAEGPMPQTRFVLQKALEAGLTPLVVINKIDRPDSRINQVIDEIYDLFIDLDATEEQLDFPIIYAIGKDGIAKKELDDESKDLRPLFEEIINYMPPPEYDPEKKFQFLITSLDYDNYVGRLAIGRVFNGSVKVNQQVSVVKPDGRIIKGIVRNIYTYEGLKRVETKEAKAGDIIAIAGLDDIQIGDTIADAENPEALPPITVEEPTISMIFSVNDSPFAGRSGKFLTSRHLRERLYKETLTNVALRVEDTDNPEAFLVKGRGELQLAILAEMMRREGYEFQVSKPEVIIKEENGVKLEPVERVLIDIPEEFIGSVTEKLGSRKGKMINMINHGSGRVRLEFLIPSRGLIGYRSEFKTDTKGEGIINTIFDSWQPWSGDIRIRQNGALVADRKGVATPYAIYSLQDRGIFFIPPGTEVYEGMVIGEHNRDNDLWVNITREKKLTNVRAAANDENIKVTPHKVMDFERAMEWINEDELIEVTPDAIRIRKKQLKKP
- a CDS encoding HAMP domain-containing histidine kinase, which produces MTDFDKSYADFQRRRRNIFIISVIVFVFIVGNLYIFKEISKVKDVFNPYIFLIIINIDVVFFLAILAISLRHLIKLFFEKRETTGKLRRKLSFILISMVIIPAMILSVASISLISNATNLWFSGKVEKALDLTQKIIDEDIKTYSQLLDEIVYMIETKKITPYEAFKKFKINSMIILDKNKKPVMIYGKPKKLVEDFDFQLKKYIFEENGQYFLRYIRKFQKDKYIIIEYRLPPLLSRYKQEINYISDIYSKFRYYKNPIRVSYIVTMLTITMFVIFAALWFAQYVVRNLTYPLERLVDASKKLAQGNLNVKVDIKAPDEIGILIDEFNHMVKELKALYLQLERSNKELKENKEYLEAILENARTGVIYSDKYGRIEKINKAAAEILGIDPSQIKGKDIEEFMKSIGLDIKNIEKEQTINVDGKIIIARITKLSNKGYVLVFDDITDVVAAEKVLAWKEIAQRIAHEIKNPLTPIRLSAERIKRQYHNGNPKFPEILEKAVNVIFTEVDHLSKLVKEFGQFAASGRQITRAEINLKELIKEIADSYQSEKFKIDIDIPDDISLKADKKLLRQAFLNLVQNSYESIDKETGVLKIKAEKEDNKVIITFKDNGKGIPQTELEKIFIPYYSKKSKGSGLGLAITKEIIENHGGSIKALPSEEGAVFRIELPLS
- a CDS encoding ABC transporter permease; translated protein: MREILYYIKKNKLAYVSLYVLGILYFLAIFADFIAPYPYDIQHRDTPYHPPTQIHFFDKDGNFHLRPFVYKYELVDPVFKKYRIDYSTKYPIYFFVKGEKHYLLGLIPTNVHLFGVKEGKIFLLGADNLGRDIFSRLLYGARISLSIGIVGVLLSFSIGAIIGGISGYFGGRIDNILMRLSEIVMSFPGFYLMLALRAIFPITLSSVQVYFLIVVILSFIGWAGLARVIRGMVLSIREQEFVLAAKSYGASSLRIITRHIIPNTFSYLLIAATLSIPGYILGESALSLLGLGIQEPYASWGNMLAAARSISAISNYPWILAPGITIFITILAFNLLGDALRDALDPKLRKNL